The Anastrepha obliqua isolate idAnaObli1 chromosome 5, idAnaObli1_1.0, whole genome shotgun sequence DNA window GCTGACTTCTTGGATTTAGcagcagttgcttttgctttagctgcttttggcttagcagttgcagatttggctttagttggtttcacttttaatgtaccacccttttttgcatctttcgccttagccttttcacttttcttcttttcagctgttttcttactggcaacagcttttttcacttttttctcaccacttgccgcctttttgactttactcaatgattttttctttgatgcaccactatctgctgccttctttttagccttaaccttctctgctgattttacggcttttgatttcgattttccctcgcttgatttactggctgcaactgatagtttgaatgaaccggacgcaccttttcctttggtttgaattagttttccacttgtaacagccgatttcaaataacgtttaatgaatggtgccaatttttgggcatcacatttgtatgtcgcactaatatatttcttaatcgccaaaagtgatgaaccgccacgttcctttaaattcttaattgatgcgtcgaccatttgttgtgttggtggatgggtaggggcaaccgacggctttttgggtttagctgccttaacctttttggcaacaactttcttttcagcaatagtagcagcagtagctactggggagcttacattcacaacagcaactgaatcagacatctttatttatatattgtagattaaaacctcaattcaaattcctcgtatgtattatacactttatacacttcactcactttatgcacTGTATGCACTACACTAATAGAGCACTGGTAAATTAAGATAATTTCTGGAATCCAATATGTTGTTTAACTCCCTTCAAAATTTGAGAAGCAGagcgaaaagatgataatcaaattttcacgttccagtgctatttagtgcttctatatgacaaactttaagatttatttaattcactaaaattcattgaatttactaattcaacaaatttatatgtaaaacgatagtatgcatgagtcactttcatatcaatatacttaaattggaataaaatcaatatttttcttgttacgagtgttttagtcgaaactttgtactcaaaatattaaattttcgctagttttagtcgattttcttaaaactcctttatttaaatcaattattactattgaaaatataaaatatatcaaattatcaatcctctaaacattttattttatatatcatttaaaataatatgtttgaaaaaataaaattaaatatctcaatggtatcaccagagcaattctcagtggcgttagttggatgcatgaaataatccaatattttgatgaatattgaaaactgtaattttggttgaaatgaatgatggtaatgaaataaataaatttcactaatgtgaattatgtaaattttattttaatataatacttaattttttgatattaatgtAAATATTCACTAATCAATCGCGtttttagatatatatatatatatatatatatacatatgtgtgcatacaaaattttttattaaattaattaaatattattttaattaataagcaaatttaactttttctttaaaaaatttgcaatatatgtcaaagcatatatatttttaaaaagttgtatttatgtagtgaaaaaaaattatttaaaaattaaatatatcaggTTAGAAGCCTGGGTGTTAAAATAGAGTCATAATCTATTTAACACATTCGCGGACATTAAAAATTTCTGGaagctgcaaaaatagacaggtaattatttttgaaactagttgtAATATCCTAAATctgattatacatatattatattataagtgtagtcagaacatcgtattttaactgttatatgaaagtacttaatgaatcaagtggtcattactttaaaatgtatattaattacaaaaacttaaagttacatgaaattaaatgaacaaaacttggctttaaaatttgaatgctgtagcatcactataaaaataaatgctatagcattcacgtccgcgaacgtgttaattATATAATGAGTATGTACTCGTGCTCATGAAATATAGAATCACAACAGAATTGTgagtttgtttaatattttaattgaacaaaattttgaatctttgttaaaagaatattgtggtcctgaaaaggaccgtttttatgtttttcaaatatgtacccaagaaattatttaaccgccgaaaccgtataaagtacggccttgtctctttaaagcgtacacaacatccatagctgtaactgttttccttttggcatgttcagtataggtaactgcatcacggataacattctccaaaaatacttttaaaacaccacgagtttcttcatatatcaaaccagatatacgttttacaccaccacgacgagctaaacgtcgaatagctggtttagtgataccttggatgttatcacgtaaaactttgcgatgacgtttggcgccaccttttcccaaacctttaccacctttgccgcgaccagtcattttttagtatttattatttgcaaaagtaagaatttaacactttaacactgtgacacttcaccaccaatgaaataacagaagcgagagcacatctatttataccaaaatctcaCAACTGCTATACACAAGACAAAAGGTACACCATATATCTATCTCGCTtcaacacatacctacataacaCATGGACTTGTGAAACGTATTAGTTGAAATTGCTACTTAGGTTGTGAACGTCATACAATTTGTTATAGGTACAGTGTACAGTGTATAGTTTTCTATAGTGTTCAAATCATtgtgacaaataataaaaaaagtgagtagtgaaaaatggctcgtacaaagcaaacagcccgaaaatcgactggtggaaaagcaccacgtaaacaattggcgacaaaagcagcacgcaaaagtgcaccagcaactggtggagttaaaaagccacatcgttatcgtccaggtacagtggcgttgcgtgaaattcgtcgctatcaaaagagtaccgaattattgatacgcaaattgccattccagcgcttggttcgtgaaatagcgcaagatttcaaaacagatctacgtttccaaagttctgctgttatggctctacaagaagcaagtgaagcatacttggttggtctttttgaagataccaatttgtgtgccatccatgctaagcgtgttacaattatgccaaaagatattcaattggctagacgtattcgtggtgaacgtgcttaaatcaatcagaaaacttacaaaaaaacggtccttttcaggaccacaatttgttaaacgaaaaagatcaaaaattttattgaaatatttatgcatatatgtacatacctatatgtgtaggtatttttgtgttttcgtaaatgtatgtagtacatgtacagttctttatctactccacatcgtttatactcgtgtgcttttaagtatagtcggcatgcatgtatacacgtttatgtacgtacgtatatgcgcacataaccagttaataagcagcaaagcagcaattttggcgcaattcggtaatatgtataaaaatataatacacataatgggatgccacgttctttattaagaatattaaatgaataagaaaactattttaaaaaatggtccttttcaggaccacaatttgttaaacgaaaaagatcaacagtgttattggaatatttatgcgtatacatatatgtgtagatatttttgtgttttcgttaatgtacgtagtacacacatacaaacatacatatacatttctttgtctactccacatcatttatacacgagcgttttttagtacagcctgtaggcatgtatacacatgtatgaatgaatatgtatacataaccagtttatatgccgcagttttggcgcaaatatacATGCGTCTATTCACATTCGataatatgtatgaaaaataacacatttagtgagaaattgtttaaatctctttgtaaatgtattttgtcgtcctgaaaaggacggtttgtttgcgtcggtatttataattataattcgcctatatttttcactttatgctttcttttcggtcttctttggcaaaagtacagcttgaatattaggcaaaacaccaccttgagcaatagttacaccagacaacaatttattcaattcttcatcgttgcggatggccaattgtaaatgacgtgggatgattcttgtctttttgttatcacgagcagcattaccagccaattcaagaacttcagctgctaaatattccataactgcagctagataaactggagcaccggcaccaacacgctcagcataattgcctttgcgcaacaaacgatgaatacgaccaactggaaattgaagaccagcacgatttgaacgggactttgcctttcccttaactttaccacctttaccacggcctgacattttcactgctatagattgttcacttcactacactaaaaagcaatgtaatgtattatactcaatgtataagcacactaatcactgatacacaaaatgtgcgctgcttatatactttttcgctaTGCTGAGCACCAACCCCTGTACTGTGCTGTTGAGCATCGTGCGTATACTACTACTTCGTATTATCTCGCCGAAGAGTTGGTCGGCAAATATGCACTTAAGCATGCACACGACAAATGGTAGGTATAATAAGTGACAGtgcgagtgaaaataaaatcataaaatcatcaaagttgtgaagaaattaaaatgccgccaaaaactagtggaaaagcagcaaagaaagccggtaaggctcaaaagaatattactaaaaatgataagaaaaagaagcgtaagaggaaggaaagttatgccatctacatctataaagtgttgaaacaagtacatcctgataccggtatttcatccaaggccatgagcattatgaatagttttgtgaatgacatctttgagcgcattgctgcggaagcgtcgcgtttagctcactataacaaacgttcaaccatcaccagtcgcgaaattcaaactgctgtacgtttacttttgcccggtgaattggccaaacatgccgtcagtgaaggtaccaaagctgttaccaaatataccagttccaaataatttttccaactgaactaatggtatataaatatattaacaaaacaaggcccttttcagggccataaaatataaattaacaaagaggataaaaaattgttgattaatatctctacatatgtacatatgtatgcacattgaaattaatttaaaaattccttaatattgaagaatatattcatatggtttcattagtctattaaatatgattttgttgaactacttggtttttatttttttaatgttttctacacactgtaaggaataaattcacttttgatctttttgttaagagattttgtagccctgaaaagggcttattattaatttaccatgaaggttccgtttataactcacttacaaacaccgtaaattatttactttttacctgctgctgtaggtttttttgcggctggctttttattcgatgcagacttcttggatttagcagcagttgcttttgctttagctgcttttggtttagcagttgcagatttggctttagttggtttcacttttaatgcgccacccttttttgcatctttcgccttagccttttcagttttcttcttttcagctgttttcttactggcaacagctttttttacctttttctcaccacttgccgcctttttgactttactcaacgattttttctttgatgcaccactatctgctgccttctttttagccttaaccttctctgctgattttacggcttttgatttcaattttccctcgcttg harbors:
- the LOC129249144 gene encoding histone H2A, with the translated sequence MSGRGKGGKVKGKAKSRSNRAGLQFPVGRIHRLLRKGNYAERVGAGAPVYLAAVMEYLAAEVLELAGNAARDNKKTRIIPRHLQLAIRNDEELNKLLSGVTIAQGGVLPNIQAVLLPKKTEKKA